A window of Mixophyes fleayi isolate aMixFle1 chromosome 10, aMixFle1.hap1, whole genome shotgun sequence contains these coding sequences:
- the ZNF276 gene encoding zinc finger protein 276 encodes MKRDRRGQTTACHRRASRSAAKEVVGELKPTLEPEEPKTGIGRTLSTGYCRLCHGKFSSRSLRQAFGKVPVTCRSSEKQRRMDQVFFTDFHQLVGVPVRQDPKLPQFVCKDCHAQFYKCRSVLRTFIQRVNISPTTPHSNMIGKMHNPEGVALGPCADLITSSPECLHSLVSWTHSHAEGCSSVPSLQRVLSTQYCGIIRAVWGCGEGHGHIMDSDCTLPDAQQGAGISAVPRGNGIHAAGADTDAGTLDYIPPESMDTTPLPDIGREDDPPAQSRSPAQLLESPSPLRPEPDSVHGQGGRPSPTCNDLTKEGGSDLSDGDSQSKDDVEERGDLMSSDDSFEPYPEKRIPLRKSRPRGGRKAQEPRERKKPGPKPGWKKKIKREREELPTIYKCPYQGCTAVYRGADGMKKHIKEHHEEVRERPCPHPGCNKVFMIDRYLQRHVKLIHTEERNYICDQCGQAFKQRKHLSVHQMRHSGAKPLQCEVCGFQCRQRASLKYHMTKHKAEADLEFACDQCGKRFEKAHNLNVHMSMVHPLTQSPAKPPETEADAPSGTMEGQTLKPDLAQPIPS; translated from the exons GTATTGGAAGAACCTTAAGTACTGGCTACTGCCGGCTTTGCCATGGGAAATTCTCCTCCCGCAGTCTGCGCCAAGCCTTTGGTAAGGTCCCGGTTACGTGTCGCAGTTCAGAGAAGCAGAGGCGTATGGACCAGGTGTTCTTTACCGATTTCCATCAGCTGGTTGGAGTACCGGTCCGACAGGATCCCAAACTGCCCCAGTTCGTGTGCAAGGACTGCCACGCTCAGTTCTATAAGTGTCGCAGTGTGCTAAGGACCTTTATACAAAGAGTGAACATCTCCCCTACCACTCCTCATAGCAACATGATAGG CAAAATGCACAATCCTGAAGGAGTTGCCTTAGGTCCCTGTGCAG ATCTGATCACCTCAAGCCCTGAATGTCTACATAGCCTGGTCAGCTGGACACATAGCCACGCAGAGGGATGCTCATCTGTACCCAGCTTGCAGCGGGTACTTTCCACGCAATACTGCGGCATCATTCGAGCAGTGTGGGGATGCGGAGAGGGGCACGGTCACATCATGGACTCTGACTGCACCTTGCCTGATGCCCAACAAGGTGCCGGTATTTCAGCTGTGCCGAGAGGTAACGGAATACACGCAGCCGGTGCAGATACAGATGCGGGCACCTTGGACTACATCCCACCAGAAAGCATGGACACCACTCCTCTTCCTGATATCGGCAGGGAAGACGATCCTCCTGCCCAGAGCAGATCACCAGCTCAGCTCCTGGAGTCTCCATCGCCATTGCGTCCAGAGCCGGACTCTGTGCATG GACAAGGTGGAAGACCATCTCCGACCTGTAATGATCTCacgaaggaggggggcagcgacCTCTCAGATGG AGATTCCCAGAGCAAAGACGAcgtagaagagaggggagacctGATGTCTTCAGATGACTCCTTTGAACCATACCCAGAAAAGAG GATTCCCCTCAGAAAGAGCAGGCCCAGAGGGGGCAGGAAGGCACAAGAGCCCCGAGAACGGAAGAAGCCAGGGCCCAAACCAGGCTGGAAGAAGAAGATTAAGCGAGAACG GGAGGAGCTGCCTACAATCTACAAGTGTCCTTACCAGGGCTGCACTGCGGTGTACAGAGGTGCGGATGGTATGAAG AAACACATCAAGGAGCATCATGAGGAAGTACGGGAGCGTCCATGCCCCCATCCCGGCTGCAACAAGGTGTTCATGATAGACCGGTACCTGCAGCGGCACGTCAAGCTCATCCACACCG AGGAGAGGAATTACATTTGTGACCAGTGTGGACAGGCGTTCAAGCAACGAAAACACTTATCTGTGCATCAGATGAGGCACTCAGGAGCTAAACCCTTGCA ATGTGAAGTGTGTGGATTCCAATGCAGACAGAGGGCTTCCCTCAAGTACCACATGACCAAGCACAAGGCCGAGGCAGATCTGGAATTTGCGTGTGACCAGTGTGGGAAAAGGTTCGAGAAGGCCCACAATCTCAATGTGCACATGTCTATGGTACATCCACTCACCCAGAGCCCAGCCAAGCCCCCGGAAACCGAAGCCGATGCCCCCTCAGGGACTATGGAAGGACAAACATTAAAACCAGATCTGGCACAACCAATCCCCAGCTGA
- the LOC142103387 gene encoding mitochondrial import receptor subunit TOM7 homolog: MCDRTEPSKQFKQRLQKVFKCRQFTVRWGFTPLILYLGFKRGADPGMPEPTILRPSISQRKPEDRGLFIGGP, encoded by the exons ATGTGTGACAGG ACTGAGCCAAGCAAACAATTCAAGCAACGCTTACAAAAGGTGTTTAAATGCAGACAGTTCACAGTCCGCTGGGGATTCACCCCCCTCATCCTGTACTTAGGATTTAAAAGGGGAGCTGACCCTGGAATGCCTGAGCCCACCATACTAAGACCATCTATATCCCAGAGGAAGCCTGAAG ATCGCGGACTCTTCATCGGAGGACCCTGA